The region ATATCCACCCGACAGAGGCGCCAGGTAAGGATATCAGGTGATGTGGATTTTGAAAGAATGGACGAGTTACGAGCAAGTTCTGATGCAGTAATGGTAGGTATTGGAACTGTTCTTGCTGATGACCCCAGCCTCACTGTCAAATCCGATGAAAGGCGGGCTAAAAGGCTTGCAAAAGGACTTGATGAAAATCCCGTACGAATCGTGGTAGACAGTAAAGCACGTATTCCAACAAATGCTGACATATTCAGGAAGGGTGCTGGCAAAATAATAATTGCAGTTTCTGAAAGTGCAGCTTTTGACAGGGTCGAATCACTGAGAAAAAAGGCTATGGTCATAATGGCTGGCGGAAATCAGGTGGACCTTCCTGAATTGTTATCCATACTTGATGAAATGGGTATACACAGGCTTATGGTTGAAGGTGGTGCAGGCCTCAACTGGGGACTTGTCAAAAACGGGCTTGTGGATGAAATATATTCTTTTATAGGAAATCTCATAATAGGAGGGGGAACCGCTCCTACTCTTATTGATGGAGAAGGTTTTGATGAAGCAAACATGCCCACATGTTCTCTTATAAGTGCCGAAAAGATGGAGGGTGGGGTGCTGTTGAAGTGGAAACTCAAAAATGCCTGATTTTTTACATCTGGGTTTTGTATAAATTTGGGGATACCATGCATAACACTTATATTTTAATGTACCACTCTCTTAATGGATGATAGCAGGTAACAGAATTATGTATGGATTTGTGCTGATTGTGATGTTACTGGCATTTATGGCT is a window of Methanohalophilus mahii DSM 5219 DNA encoding:
- a CDS encoding 2,5-diamino-6-(ribosylamino)-4(3H)-pyrimidinone 5'-phosphate reductase; protein product: MPTPFTFINAAMSIDGKISTRQRRQVRISGDVDFERMDELRASSDAVMVGIGTVLADDPSLTVKSDERRAKRLAKGLDENPVRIVVDSKARIPTNADIFRKGAGKIIIAVSESAAFDRVESLRKKAMVIMAGGNQVDLPELLSILDEMGIHRLMVEGGAGLNWGLVKNGLVDEIYSFIGNLIIGGGTAPTLIDGEGFDEANMPTCSLISAEKMEGGVLLKWKLKNA